The following nucleotide sequence is from Pseudomonadota bacterium.
AGGTTCTTGTAGTTATTAATTCCAACGAGGAGCGCCCTTTTTGCGGCCATTGATGAGGTAGGGGCACCAAAAATAAAAGTACACAGCATAATAGCCGGTAGCAAAAGGAATAACCTTCTTCTAAACATTCTCGTCTTCTTCATCTCTTCGGCCTCCTTGGTGTTATTTACCGCTTCCCCGAGCGTCGGACTCAGAGATAAGACCACATGAACGCAAAAAAAGTTTCACTGCTCATCCATATTATTTTCATATTCCAAGTTTCACCTGTAATCCCCTATCATCTCAAAAGCTGCCCAGTAGTGCGGATGGGCATATCGGGGTATCTTTTTTAAGGCAATCTGTGCCTGACGGAGGGCCTCAGGTTTGCTCATCCCTTTGAGCCAGTTCTTATAGAAGCTCTCCATGATGATGGAAGTTGATTGATCATCTACCTCCCAGAGGGTGGCAAGGAGCGAGGGAGTACCGGCATAGATGA
It contains:
- a CDS encoding CHAT domain-containing protein, with translation FSMNLANANLVTLSACETALAKVTGGDDLVGLSRGFIYAGTPSLLATLWEVDDQSTSIIMESFYKNWLKGMSKPEALRQAQIALKKIPRYAHPHYWAAFEMIGDYR